One Amblyomma americanum isolate KBUSLIRL-KWMA chromosome 8, ASM5285725v1, whole genome shotgun sequence DNA window includes the following coding sequences:
- the LOC144102126 gene encoding uncharacterized protein LOC144102126 isoform X2, which yields MLGQPKQKSKEEDARKKRDRHKTGGGSAQCTVSAQSEQVIAVASHIMTRVGNQTDSDGGIDLPPVASLPVIRLLQPMVDGAGNEEFHYADKGCIG from the exons atgctgggccaacctaaacaaaagtcgaaggaagaggacgcgaggaaaaagagagatcgccacaagacag gaggagggtcagctcaatgcactgtgagcgctcaaagtgagcaagtcattgctgttgccagccacataatgaccagggtaggcaaccagactgactctgatggaggcatcgacctgccaccagtggcaagtttgcctgttataagattgttgcagccaatggtggatggagcaggcaatgaagaattccattatgcag